The genome window ATAGGGCACTCTGCACCATTCAGATTCGTGTCTTTCGCGCGTTCGTGGCTCAACTTCGGGTCTGGGGTCCGGGAGTTGGTCGCGCGGTTGACAACTGGCACTATTAAGCTACAATCCACTCAGTTCTGAATATGTCGGGCTTGTCCGTCAGGTCCGCGCGGAGTTCGACGCGCAAAAGGAGGTCGCTTGAGAACTTTGGTCCTGATCCTGACCAGCATTGTGGTCGTAACGCTCGCTCGCGAGCCGCAATTGGTGCCGGCAGTCCGTATCCCGCACTGCAACAGTCGTACGCTATCGAATCAATCGCCTCCGTTGGTCTGCATCCCGCGACCAACGGTTGACCCTGCCGAACTGGTGGCGCCCCTCACGCGCATGTCGCCGGAGGAACGCGCGAACGGCAGGATGTTCATCACGGCAACCGCGCCCGAGGCGCGGGAAGTCGAGGCGCTGTGGAACCGGGGCGACTGCGACGCGGCCATCGCCGCGCTGCGACAGTGGGCCGAGCGCACCGAACTGCGGAACACCTACGTGGGCTTCAACTGGCGCGCGCCGATTGCCCCTTCTGCGGCCGGGTGGGGCGCGAACGTGCGAGTCGGCTCGCGGGACAGCGCGTACCTGGTCTGCTTCCAGCGGGACAACGCCACGGGCAACCTGCTAATTGCCTCGGCTTGCCGGGACGGAGCGAACACGGACCTTATCGTCGACCTGTCCACCAACGGCGGCTCGACCTGGAACGAGACCCACTACGGCTTTTGGACCGGACAGGCCCTCATTCGGGACCTGGAGATGACCGGATCGGCCGGATTCGAATACGTGGCTTACCTTCACAGTTGGGTGCCGGACTCCTGCTACTGCCTTCGTCTGAACGCGGCGACGGGCGCCTATGCCAAGATGCCGGACAGCTCCACTGGCAAGACAATCCTCGCCACATCGCGAGTCGGCGACACGCTGGACCAGATTGCCATCACAAGCTCGGACGACCAAATCCCGGGATGGGAGATCGAAGTGGTCGGCGGTACCCGACAGCACGCGGTCGAGGGCGGGTTCACTGTCGACCAGGGGGCGAACTGGATCCTCTATGCCGCGTTGGACAGCTTCTACTGGGGCGGTCTCGACTACTGCTACAACCACTATGATTCACTTGTCGCCAACCGCTACGTGTTCCTCTCCTGTCTGACCAAACACAGTGGCACATTCTATCCGGGGTACGCTTTCTACGCCGGTGGCTGGGTCCCCGTGTATCTCATCGTTCCGATGGATTCGCTCGGCGTCACCCAGACGACCGGCATCACCGCGTGGCGCGACACCATCGCCCTGGCCTATTCCCGTACGGCCGGGTCCGGCTGCGTCGTTACTTGCCTGATCTCAAATGACACCGGCAATGTCTGGGCCCAGCACCTCCTTACTGACTCCTCGGTCGGGCGCGAGAATGTGTCCATCTGCGGTAGACTCGGAGACGGCATCGGCGTGGCCTGGCGCGACTACGGCGGAGGTTTGCGTTCGATCGTCGGCTGTCACAGCGGCTACGCGGGCTCGACGTGGAACACGCCGGATACCATCAACGACCACAAACCGGACTGGACGGACAAGCCGCGAGTCGCACGGGTGGCACCGGGTGTCTACGGCGTCTGCTACATCACCTACGATCCGACGGCCTATGGCAGCATCTGGTACAACCGCAGCGACTGGAGTGGAGGTATCGCCGGGCCGAATCCGGTCCAGGTCTTGCCGATGAGCTTGTTCGCGACTCCGCGTCGTGGCGGCGCAAAGCTCAGCTTCGCCAATCCGGTGACGGGTCGGGTCAACTTGTCGGTGTTTGACGCTATGGGGCGCCGGGTGCTACGCCGGTCCGAACTGCTCAAGGCCGGAGCGCAGATGCTCAACTGCCCGGTGCCGGTGTCGGGCAGCTACATCGCGGTGCTCAAGACGCCGGCAGCGATGGCGACGGCCAAGTTCTCCGTGCTCAGGTAACCAATTCCCCGGAATGTCGCACAGGGGCGGGCGAAGGCCCGCCTCTTCATCTGTGCCGGAACGACGCGGGCGGAGAGCGAGACTAACCAGGTCCCTGCCTTCGAGCCTTGACGCCCGGTCGATGCCGGCTAGACTCTGGGCCGTCAGAGCGCGTGACTGGAGAAAGGAACCATGCGAAGCAGAGCACTGTTCGTACTACCGCTGGTCGTTATCGGGCTGGCCTGCAACGCCTTCGTGGCCACACCCGAAGTCGGTGCCAAGGCGCCGAACTTCAGCCTGCCGGACACGGCCGGTGTCAACCACTCCCTGACCGAGTTTCGGGGCAAGGTCGTGCTGCTCAACTTCTGGCAGTCGGGCTGACCGTACTGCCGCGCGGAGTTACCGCGCCTGTCGGCAATGCAGAGTGACTATGCCACGCGTGGGTTCGCGGCCGTCTCCATCAATCTCGAAGAGAACATGGACGATGTCGTCAAGGTGTGGGCCAGGCAGAACACAAACCTGTACCTGCGCGACGATGGCTACGAGTGGACGATCTACAAGCACAACGGCTCGATTCCTACGAACTACGTGATTGACACGGCGGGCGTGGTCCGCTACTGGTCAGAGGGCTTCGACGAGACCGCGGTCCGGGGCGTAATCGAAACCTACCTACCGGCTGCGGGCCAGGTGGCAGCCGTAACTGCCAAGTCAATCCGCGACTAGCAGAGCTACCGCGAAGCCGGTCCGGCCGCTATCGCTCGACCACTAGTTTGAGCGCGGAAGATAGGTTCCCTTCGCTGACTCTGACCAGATAGACGCCGGACCGCAGGTTCCCGAGTTCGACCCTTTGCTGCGAGCCGGTGGCGATGACTTGGCGCTTTAGCACGGTGCGGCCGGCAACATCAACGACCGCGATGTCCAGGCGGTCACCGGCTTGCGGGCCGGCAACAAGAGTAACGTATCCCCGGTTCGTCGGGCTGCCACGCAGCTCGAAACGTAGAGGCTGGCGTAGCGGCTGCGCCTCGCTGACCGCGCCGGGCGTGTACTCGTCCGCGCCGATGTCCGGCGAGAGCGAGTCGCGCCGGTCAAGCTCGATGTCGTAGGGGAACCCGGCAATCGGAATCCCCGAATCACGGCAGGGCGACGAGGAGGAGAGATGGTAGTTGTCCCCGGTCACGAATAGCGGGTCGCGCGACAGGCTGTGCGCATCCGGCGTCGCCGGGTACGCGCGCCAAGCGGCCAGCGTCGCGTACGCAGTCTCGTTCACGCGGGCCACGCTGCCGCTGTCCGAAGTACACAGGTCGTTGTTGTCACTTGCGCCGGGAGCGAATGGAAACGCTTCGGAAATATCGTAACAGGTGGAACCATACCGACCCCGGTTCCAGACGATGTTGTCTCTGGCCTCGGCCCCGGTTACGTTGGCGAGGTCAACTGCCACATTTCCAGCGCTGTCCTTTCCGACAATCGTGTTGTAGTAGAGCCGTGGCGATTGAACGTTGCGGAAGGTGACGCCGAGGTCGTTCCAACCCTTGATGCAGCTATTGGCCACGACCGGGCCGCGGCAGTTCAGAGCCGAGATGCCGACCTGCGTCGTGCCCAGTATCGTCATCCGCGCGAGCGTGTCGTCGTTGCAGCTATCGCCCAGCACGACCGAAACCGGGGCGGCGCAGACCAGCGAACAGGGCTGTACGCTCACGCCGCTGCTCTGGCTGAGGGCCATTGCTGCGACTGCGGCGGCGCCGTGCAGCTTGGCATGGGCGAACCGCGTGCCGGAGGAACGGCTGACGCTGAAGCCTGTACCGTAGCCGCCGTAGAGCTCGGCCCAGCGGAACGAGCAGCCCGGCGACGAGTCGAGCAGCACGCCGACCGCCGTGTCGCTGTTCACACTCACCACCTGCAGGCTGTCGATGACGCAGCCCGGCGAGTGGTCTAGTTCAAGGCCGCGGATCGGCCCGCTCTGGAGGGTCAAGCGCATGAAGTGGCAGTCGTTGCAGCGAAGAAGCGTGACCGCCTTCCGCGAGGTCCCGGCATCCATCATCGCGTTCGAGCTGATGGAGTCGCAGGACTCGAAGTAGGCCGCCTGTTTGTGCGTACCGTACGTCAGGCAACTGTCGAAATGCGCCGACGCGCAGTTGACCGCGTACAGTCCGTTGTCGGTCGAATCATGAACTGAGCATCCGGCCACCGAAATGCGTGGTGAGTTCACGACGCGGAACCCGGTATCGCTTGCGGCTTTGATGCCGGTCATCATCGTCATGTTGTCACCGCCGCCGGTAATCGAGACGCCGGTGTTGAGCGTGCCGAGTATCGAGCACTTGCGGACCGAGGCGGACCAGCAGTCCCGGAAGTCGAGGCCGCGGCTTCCCGAAGAGCGCATCGTTCCCTCCACGCGCGAAGTGTCGAGGTGGAAGTTAACCGCCCGCTCCACCAAAAGCCCGGTCTGCGCCGAGTCCGATACCATCCGGCAGGCCCAGACCGAACCGGAATCGGAGTCGGCGAACCGGATGCACGCGCTACCGGTATCTCGCACGCCCTGGAAACGCAGATTCTGCACCGTGACGTTGTGCGTGCTCTCGACCGAGAAGGCAAACCTGGAGCCACCCGCGTCAATCGTCGCGCCCGCGGACTTGGGCAGGAACCGAATCTTGTGGGTGCGGCTGTTGGCCACGCTGTGCAGCGCGACTGTGCCGGTGTAGATTGCCTGCGCAATCGGGAACTGGACGTCGCCGCCCAGCCCGCGTGCGTTCAGCGCGTTGGCCGCGGCCTGTACCGAGGCGAAACTGTCCACTCCCGGCCCGCCTGACCCGACCGGGTAGACTCCGTTCATAGGCTGGGCAGAAACCACGGCCGCGAACAAAGCGGCGCACGCCAGTAACGGTGCCGAACGTCTAACCGGCAATGGTTGGAGCATTGTCGAGATGATAGCCACGGGCAGCGGCGGCGCAAACCATACGTCCACTTGTTCTTTCGTCCTTCGTTCTTCGTCCATCGTTATCCCCGACCCTGTCTCTTTGTGCCTTGGTGTCTTTGTGGTTGACTCCTGCTGCGAACGGGGCGGAAAACAGCGCGGGCTCCGAGAGGAGCCCGCACTTCAAGCCTGAAAGGGCCTGCTAGCGCGCGAGCTTAACCAGACGCGCGCTCTGGCTGCCATCCCTGAGCAGGTAGACGCCCGGTTTGAGCCCGGCACCATTGAGGACGGCGCAACCGGACGCGGGAGCAGTCAGCGTGCGAACCAGGCTGCCGGCAGCATCATACAGGCGTAAGGCGGAGTTGGCGGCAAGGGACGAGGAGCAGCGGATGCTCGTGGCCGCGGTGAAGGGGTTGGGGTTCGCGGAGAGCGGCGAGGAAACGGTCAGCAGGCTGTGGTCTTCCTCGATACCGGCGGTCGCGAGCGAGACGTTATCGGCGGAAACTTCCGCCCAGCCGCCGCTTCAGGTCCCGTTGTCGTACGCGTACAGGTCGATAGTAACCTTCGCCACGCTTTCGCGATTGATGCCCGGCAGATTCCACCCGAGCTCCTGCCACAGCTTCAGCGTGTACGTATGCCACCCGCCGCCCGTATCGGCAATCGGAATCAGGCTTACGGTATCGCTCTTGGCCCACGAGCAATACTGATTGTGCAGATAGAAACGGGTGTTGCCCAGTTCGCTGTCGGACGAATTCATATA of bacterium contains these proteins:
- a CDS encoding right-handed parallel beta-helix repeat-containing protein, which produces MFAAVVSAQPMNGVYPVGSGGPGVDSFASVQAAANALNARGLGGDVQFPIAQAIYTGTVALHSVANSRTHKIRFLPKSAGATIDAGGSRFAFSVESTHNVTVQNLRFQGVRDTGSACIRFADSDSGSVWACRMVSDSAQTGLLVERAVNFHLDTSRVEGTMRSSGSRGLDFRDCWSASVRKCSILGTLNTGVSITGGGDNMTMMTGIKAASDTGFRVVNSPRISVAGCSVHDSTDNGLYAVNCASAHFDSCLTYGTHKQAAYFESCDSISSNAMMDAGTSRKAVTLLRCNDCHFMRLTLQSGPIRGLELDHSPGCVIDSLQVVSVNSDTAVGVLLDSSPGCSFRWAELYGGYGTGFSVSRSSGTRFAHAKLHGAAAVAAMALSQSSGVSVQPCSLVCAAPVSVVLGDSCNDDTLARMTILGTTQVGISALNCRGPVVANSCIKGWNDLGVTFRNVQSPRLYYNTIVGKDSAGNVAVDLANVTGAEARDNIVWNRGRYGSTCYDISEAFPFAPGASDNNDLCTSDSGSVARVNETAYATLAAWRAYPATPDAHSLSRDPLFVTGDNYHLSSSSPCRDSGIPIAGFPYDIELDRRDSLSPDIGADEYTPGAVSEAQPLRQPLRFELRGSPTNRGYVTLVAGPQAGDRLDIAVVDVAGRTVLKRQVIATGSQQRVELGNLRSGVYLVRVSEGNLSSALKLVVER